One stretch of Cryptosporidium parvum Iowa II chromosome 3, whole genome shotgun sequence DNA includes these proteins:
- a CDS encoding hypothetical protein (with a signal peptide, within locus of cryptosporidium paralogs): protein MYFNLAFFLCLPLISIYEFGSSDFYFKLSLIELKAVGGFGAGQAESSTEGSVERSNQEENSDQSSEESSTSQNEKKIGEASSILNSKSDSALLSHGNSYYKKKLGESILSFSSHSELVKFLLFESSQRDLGLSVSDCLKISQAYLTSKFTPNTSENEIIVDIKELLLLLRKYIRTNGSCLQSFCVKNQPKTSITSTESTLNIDEENDSDADSSVKTNQSTSSDTSSGKLYDGSSSHFQFQLTSSSDSATPISIEFLEMQPKNDLKFELFKQDQSTPTVNELVQPEENLRTPTPDLNNLPVSEPENLPTTEENLNTVFEEMGTEIQVNQNEIVPNLDLNTRNAMPITEVELELDFVDPWKSLISMILYEPVRRSSLKFDEVHCDKMAKVTGRIIAFITNYTCKLRLILKNYQRKKCNERNKVASLFVGCYKLKKQLEKNIKYYSKLRYDLVDSVVGVTQCSLAKNNFISQRNKTFSHLSDGNSSIRCTLKEYYLLFDFVIFLFYIINAYKSAVEKLDKFISSSCTTICPTRCGKRPQICNCLEESYNNIFADKINMESYRHNLNNRMALCKNYLISNYLFSSSIPESAEYVSTSGYRYKIENFEHIQTVQFPITYPSSLEKYTILKSSLFNLLLNPINNQEQPPNPAPAAKEVPNRSRNLEKKPKHRLKSKFPIRRNKDKNTNINHNTQTHPNPTSNPQNNWL, encoded by the coding sequence ATGTACTTTAATTTGGCCTTTTTTTTATGTCTACCTCTCATTAGTATCTATGAGTTTGGGAGCTCTGatttttactttaaatTGAGTCTCATTGAGCTCAAGGCAGTTGGTGGGTTTGGTGCAGGCCAAGCTGAAAGTAGTACTGAAGGAAGTGTTGAGAGATCAAATCAGGAAGAAAATAGTGATCAATCCTCAGAAGAGTCTAGTACAAGTCAGAATGAGAAGAAAATCGGCGAAGCTTCTTCAATCTTAAACTCTAAAAGCGACTCAGCTCTCCTTTCTCATGGAAACAGTTACTATAAAAAGAAACTCGGAGAAAGCATATTATCTTTTAGTTCTCATAGTGAATTAGTcaaatttctattatttgaGAGCAGTCAAAGAGATTTAGGTTTATCTGTTTCTGATTGCCTTAAAATCTCCCAAGCATATTTAACTTCAAAGTTCACACCAAACACAAGCGAAAATGAAATCATTGTTGATATTAAAGAACTACTTTTGCTTTTAAGGAAGTATATTAGGACAAATGGAAGTTGTCTACAGAGCTTTTGTGTCAAAAATCAACCAAAAACATCCATAACTAGCACTGAAAGCACCTTAAACATTGATGAAGAGAATGATTCTGACGCAGATTCTAGTGTGAAGACAAATCAAAGTACCTCTTCTGATACTTCTTCAGGCAAACTCTACGATGGCTCTAGTAGTCATTTTCAGTTTCAACTTACTAGTTCTTCAGATAGTGCTACACCAATttcaattgaatttttagaAATGCAACCtaaaaatgatttgaaATTCGAACTATTCAAACAAGATCAGTCTACTCCAACAGTAAATGAGCTTGTTCAACCTGAAGAAAATCTGAGGACTCCTACTCCAGACCTTAATAATTTGCCTGTATCAGAGCCTGAAAATCTGCCTACTACCGAAGAAAATCTTAATACCgtatttgaagaaatggGAACTGAAATTCAAGTAAACCAAAATGAAATCGTTCCTAATTTAGACTTAAATACTAGAAACGCAATGCCTATAACAGAGGTTGAGTTGGAACTTGATTTTGTTGATCCATGGAAAAGTTTGATTTCTATGATATTATATGAGCCAGTAAGAAGGTCttcattaaaatttgaTGAGGTACATTGTGATAAAATGGCAAAGGTTACAGGCCGAATTATTGCATTTATAACTAATTACACTTGCAAACTACGTCTTATCTTAAAAAACTATCAAAGAAAGAAATGtaatgaaagaaataaagtTGCAAGTCTATTTGTGGGATGCTATAAACTTAAAAAACAACtcgaaaaaaatattaaatattattctaaATTAAGATATGATCTCGTGGATTCAGTTGTAGGTGTTACTCAATGTTCACTGGCaaaaaacaattttatATCTCAGAGAAATAAAACTTTCTCTCATTTGTCTGATGGAAATTCGTCTATTCGATGCActttaaaagaatattatctATTATTTGActttgtaatatttttattctatATCATTAATGCATATAAGTCTGCAGTAGAAAAGCTGGACAAATTTATCTCAAGTAGTTGTACTACAATATGTCCAACAAGATGTGGGAAAAGACCACAAATCTGCAATTGTCTTGAAGAGTCTTACAACAATATTTTTGCTGACAAGATCAATATGGAATCTTACAGACATAATCTCAACAACAGAATGGCATTGTGCAAAAATTATCTAATTTCTAACTACTTATTCTCAAGTAGTATTCCTGAATCTGCTGAGTATGTTTCAACATCCGGATATAGATATAAAATTGAGAATTTTGAGCATATACAAACAGTTCAATTCCCAATCACTTATCCTTCCAGTTTAGAAAAGTATACCATTCTCAAATCAAGTCTATTCAACCTACTACTAAATCCTATTAATAATCAGGAACAACCCCCCAATCCTGCTCCTGCAGCCAAGGAAGTCCCAAATAGAAGTCgtaatttagaaaaaaagcCAAAACATAGGCTTAAGTCCAAATTTCcaattagaagaaataaagataaaaatacaaatattaacCATAATACTCAAACTCATCCAAACCCCACTTCAAATCCACAAAATAATTGGCTCTAG
- a CDS encoding hypothetical protein (with a signal peptide, within locus of cryptosporidium paralogs): MNIFSLIGIHFLLFFGISANNNRLSIKEFSLLSLKENSDVNLYRKDARINVQECSPESMNLLLGIDQILKFEVTAYFCYLKNLRSAFESCKRRCTISRNIGRCRGIENRLAAATEKYNELLEQQTKWGKLLSYCIKCRALTEYMLIQSRGGIAKKSRITSRNSGDDPAYTPKNLLDSYLTRDFSSFELLYLSRMDTYLQTQKKLCGTKSRALCTCAKKTLKELKDNKSVLQSTVIKQDSFQRRWFTFNGGNIPSSGEPIDSIREECKHVLEKDAEIQNGIDGKLNAGFTGEELAPVTSVL, translated from the coding sequence ATGaacattttttctttaattggaATACACTTTCTTCTGTTCTTTGGCATTTCTGCTAATAATAATCGATTGTCTATTAAAGAGTTCAGTTTGTTAAGTCTTAAGGAGAACAGTGATGTAAATCTTTACAGAAAGGATGCCAGAATAAATGTACAAGAATGTAGTCCCGAAAGTATGAATTTACTTTTGGGAATTGATcaaattttaaagtttGAAGTAACTGCTTACTTCTGTTATTTAAAGAACCTCAGAAGTGCATTTGAATCATGCAAAAGAAGATGTACTATTTCTCGTAATATTGGAAGATGTAGAGGAATTGAGAATAGATTAGCTGCTGCGACAGAAAAGTATAATGAACTTTTAGAGCAACAAACTAAGTGGggaaaattattaagttACTGCATTAAGTGTAGAGCGCTGACAGAATATATGCTTATTCAAAGCAGGGGAGGAATTGCAAAGAAGAGTAGAATTACCAGTCGCAATTCTGGTGATGATCCTGCATACACTCCGAAAAACTTATTAGATTCGTATTTGACAAGAGACTTTTCAAGTTTTGAGTTGTTATATTTATCAAGGATGGATACATATTTACAAACACAGAAAAAATTATGTGGAACAAAAAGTAGAGCCTTGTGTACTTGCGCTAAGAAAACTCTTAAAGAActaaaagataataaaagcGTATTACAAAGCACCGTAATTAAACAAGATAGTTTTCAAAGAAGATGGTTTACGTTTAATGGGGGAAATATTCCTAGTTCAGGAGAACCAATTGATTCTATCAGAGAGGAATGCAAACATGTATTGGAAAAAGATGCTGAAATTCAGAACGGAATTGATGGAAAGTTAAACGCAGGATTCACAGGAGAAGAGTTGGCGCCTGTTACTAGTGTActttaa
- a CDS encoding hypothetical protein (with a signal peptide, within locus of cryptosporidium paralogs), whose amino-acid sequence MNMPIANSCKYAFFHYMCAYLFILTVISFLYWDGFTEILEMNQVSLFQVGIPQYQSFSEAKPLFSGKGSKEYRDFLAEFGVLDGLEIAKVRSNKALKKLLLELKQIFIKYYSLKGLVLSFKKKPSSVENQDLVENNNRMLQEANTELSKLLLEIFSCIVLKKASKYKNYTVSNNHFDCTIYSYVYYSSMKELSKRIIILLEETLSSFSKSKCSCQQFNVNVKQSPCYYLFFSVKAIKASIATETSYYCQYKRIKKNCGPYANLSLRKALSFR is encoded by the coding sequence atgaatatgCCTATAGCCAACTCGTGCAAATACGCTTTTTTCCACTATATGTGTgcttatttatttatattgactgtaatatcttttttataCTGGGATGGATTTACagaaatattagaaatgaaTCAAGTATCCTTGTTTCAAGTAGGAATACCCCAATATCAGTCATTTTCAGAAGCAAAGCCATTATTTTCTGGAAAAGGAAGTAAGGAATATAGGGATTTTCTCGCAGAATTTGGAGTTTTAGATGGTTTAGAAATTGCAAAAGTACGTTCGAACAAAGCACTCAAGAAATTGCTTTTAGAACTTAagcaaatatttattaagtattattctttgaaaGGTCTAGTGCTAagctttaaaaaaaagccGAGTTCTGTTGAGAACCAGGATTTAGTTGAAAACAACAATCGAATGCTTCAAGAAGCCAACACTGAACTTTCAAAGTTActtcttgaaattttttcatGTATTGTACTCAAAAAAGCCTCTAAATACAAAAACTATACCGTTTCTAATAATCATTTTGATTGCACAATTTATTCATATGTTTATTATTCGTCCATGAAGGAACTTAgcaaaagaattattattttactaGAAGAAACTCTCTCAAGCTTTAGCAAATCGAAGTGCAGTTGCCAACAATTTAACGTGAATGTTAAACAATCGCCTTGCTACtatctctttttttctgtCAAGGCAATCAAAGCTTCAATAGCCACAGAGACTTCTTATTATTGCCAATACAAACgaataaaaaagaattgtGGGCCCTATGCTAATTTAAGTTTACGCAAAGCTCTTTCTTTTAGATGA
- a CDS encoding hypothetical protein (with a signal peptide, within locus of cryptosporidium paralogs) produces MLMSSSIINFLLVLLFTVSSTSNNFVKNFILEVSFLNAASLETGSEGEPVALPQQDAQKPQFGVLQGRGSTVLSDFMTSNGVGLDLSVNKKCSKGELQKLLKLLENTMLTLFEIHGKSVGLEKTINEQTHSSNLEISRLNDLRAKEISLNEKLEQLLAEIFSCLLRMAAKRYSGKSIRTNEKGCTILSVTYFSALKSASEAILAVLKKVLKELTKLYNKCLTSVHIDPNSCRCYGFSLSSAQDSFSAQKQISKNSASEKIKCKRYVRNKITTRLLGGIRARASGETVFEDEQEVNTYF; encoded by the coding sequence atgcTCATGAGTTCAAGTATAATAAATTTCCTTCTTGTTTTGCTTTTTACCGTTAGCTCTACTTCAAATAACTTTGTAAAGAACTTTATTTTGGAAGTATCATTCTTAAATGCAGCAAGTTTAGAAACTGGATCTGAAGGTGAACCTGTAGCTCTGCCTCAACAAGATGCTCAAAAGCCTCAGTTTGGAGTTCTCCAGGGAAGAGGATCAACTGTTCTTAGCGATTTCATGACGAGTAATGGAGTTGGTTTAGATTTATCCGTGAACAAAAAATGTAGTAAAGGTGAATTACAAAAATTGTTAAAATTACTTGAAAATACAATGCTtacattatttgaaattcaTGGTAAAAGTGTAGGCTTAGAGAAAACTATTAATGAGCAGACCCACTCATCGAATCTAGAAATTAGTAGATTAAATGACTTAAGAGcaaaagaaatttctttaaacGAGAAATTAGAACAATTATTGGCGGAAATTTTTAGTTGTCTTTTGAGAATGGCAGCAAAAAGATACTCTGGCAAATCAATAAGAACTAATGAGAAAGGATGTACCATTCTTTCAGTAACATATTTCTCTGCTCTTAAATCTGCAAGTGAAGCAATCTTGGCTGTATTGAAAAAAGTACTCAAAGAATTAACCAAGCTATATAACAAATGTCTTACATCAGTCCATATAGATCCAAATTCATGTCGTTGCTACGGATTCTCACTCTCGAGTGCCCAGGATTCATTTTCTGCacaaaaacaaatttccaaaaattcTGCATCTGAGAAAATTAAATGCAAACGCTACGTACGAAATAAAATAACTACTAGACTATTAGGCGGTATAAGAGCTAGAGCGTCTGGTGAAACAGTTTTTGAGGATGAACAAGAGGTTAATACTTATTTTTAA
- a CDS encoding hypothetical protein (with a signal peptide, within locus of cryptosporidium paralogs) produces the protein MLFLWLLTIFFVFIGGINENKEILNHNIKLISFLHAEGGKDLRSSSSSPLTKETSTINSDDEELSLPSSWFIKKLESNAESYLESIGIGPDLTSKESCTESQLKKLLKELKKSLKKLILTNEQVKHYNENNSSGKYLTASFQEYLTEKKQEISMHKQNIESLLEQILKCLMLLRLDKYSRKIFKDNSVNCNAKTYTFTAVLKTTSKRVLSTLKKLLHKFDKEYKNSTKNITATFDHSTLSASVQTLNTLITKQKDITRKIKHKKKKCKMYMEFSSRDISTLL, from the coding sequence ATGCTATTTTTATGGCttttaacaattttttttgtatttattggaggtataaatgaaaataaggaGATCTTAAATCATAATATTAAGCTGATCTCCTTTTTGCATGCTGAGGGAGGAAAGGATCTTAGATCTAGTTCTTCTAGCCCCTTAACTAAAGAAACAAGTACAATAAACTCAGACGATGAAGAACTTTCACTACCGAGTAGTTggtttattaaaaaattagaatCTAATGCGGAATCTTATCTAGAAAGTATTGGAATCGGTCCTGATTTGACCAGCAAAGAGTCATGTACTGAATCTCAACTAAAGAAACTATTAaaggaattaaaaaaatctcttaaaaaattaattctgaCTAATGAGCAAGTAAAGCATTATAATGAGAATAATTCATCTGGGAAATATTTAACAGCAAGTTTTCAAGAATATCTCACTgaaaaaaaacaagaaatCTCCATGCATAAACAGAATATCGAATCACTTTTggaacaaatattaaaatgtCTAATGTTGTTACGTCTTGATAAATACTCCCGGAAAATATTTAAGGATAACTCAGTAAATTGTAATGCCAAAACTTATACTTTTACGGCAGTTCTAAAGACAACCTCCAAACGAGTTCTATCAACCTTAAAAAAACTATTACATAAATTCGATAAAGAATACAAAAATTCTACCAAGAATATTACAGCAACTTTTGATCATTCAACTCTTAGTGCTTCTGTTCAAACATTAAACACTCTAATTACTAAACAAAAAGATATTACTAGAAAAATCAAacataaaaagaaaaaatgtaaAATGTATATGGAATTTTCAAGTAGAGATATCAGCACACTTCTTTGA
- a CDS encoding hypothetical protein (with a signal peptide, within locus of cryptosporidium paralogs), with the protein MASFNYIFTVGFVLISIYLNASNDAIRNEKIKSNEFSFLNAQGPSYSLSEHPSPFKTTIGPILFAGKPEGVSLEEYLSRFGYNGRKDDLQPACTKQQVKALLKELKKILRDYYPLVGKNNYFRKLSYTAAQNSLEDIDITRYLSSTRPLFTRTESILISLLERLFKCILSRKIKKYSKSSGYEVSLLLYNKSMRTISKDLLKVLKSVESSLGEEYPKCLRTSTGASLVECKALGESLDVCKEHIRHQKEAKEGKYKEEKVLKGILKSPHSDHSRSRPTSGQKHVKFEELASVDV; encoded by the coding sequence ATGGCAAGCTTCAACTATATATTTACAGTTGGATTCgttttaatttctatttaCTTAAACGCATCTAATGATGCTATCCGAAATGAAAAGATCAAATCAAACGAATTTTCGTTTCTGAATGCTCAGGGTCCGAGTTATTCTTTAAGCGAGCATCCTTCTCCTTTTAAAACAACTATAGGTCCAATATTGTTTGCTGGTAAACCTGAAGGTGTATCTCTCgaagaatatttatctaGATTTGGGTATAATGGAAGAAAAGATGATCTACAACCAGCTTGTACAAAACAGCAAGTTAAAGCCCTCCttaaagaattgaaaaaaattcttaGAGATTATTATCCGCTTGTGGGTAAAAACAACTACTTCAGGAAATTGAGCTATACTGCAGCTCAGAACTCGCTAGAAGATATAGATATTACAAGATATCTGAGTTCAACTCGTCCTTTATTTACTAGAACTGAGTCTATACTGATTTCACTCTTAGAAAGGCTGTTTAAATGCATTCTTTCTAggaaaattaaaaagtattCCAAAAGCTCTGGTTATGAAGTTTCTTTGTTACTTTACAATAAATCTATGAGGACTATTTCTAAAGATTTGTTAAAAGTATTGAAAAGTGTTGAATCTAGTCTTGGAGAAGAATATCCTAAATGTTTAAGAACATCTACTGGAGCAAGTTTGGTAGAATGTAAAGCTTTAGGAGAGTCATTGGATGTTTGTAAAGAACATATCCGACATCAAAAAGAAGCCAAAGAAGGTAAATACAAGGAGGAAAAAGTCTTGAAGGGTATTTTAAAGAGTCCACATTCTGATCATAGCCGCAGTAGACCGACCTCAGGACAGAAACATGTTAAATTCGAGGAGCTTGCTTCTGTAGATGTATAA
- a CDS encoding hypothetical protein (with a signal peptide, within locus of cryptosporidium paralogs) translates to MKLKLLSLIHLFLFFVLFSEFKYGEINHYQKTPFNSFVKLKISSNLNGKPKDSEQPKSPQRTIRGPSYTLRDTSSSQKPPSGAHQTVGSTRRVFSWPPTETPGKKTTKPASPKSLSRGYSWPPGGRTNPIIGQDGASSVGSQHLDTEDLFTAIKVQVTDEDSDEEAEPVTAKLVMLSDSDTDSDSSEPGTPTSKSSSSGSESDTSVPGTPVTKRATIIKSEQELSPELAEKVQRMREVSERIVKKKLSTGDVQSLIKSSKLTKRLLLIPIPLLIQLLQAIFMFLTARNTTMLSPLMLSQIKFQSQSSASPKSGLFLTNLEIANRSISSLKQDLKEEFQKKYGVECNFSFLKAQIQTFLKLYLEQAKLEEEFRIISNPRKGRVENRAQKIELFYKELKPRLQKIKREVIVFLDCYLTYLDTISSKNIEPTKREDCSWSDLMVLNFFLTAFKGLAMLFRESLTPFESDIEKFERLKERPKKDLSESERQILKTLNPSMRKVEQLRSDSALSSLVSSVLLTIMGKCINHLNSEN, encoded by the coding sequence ATGAAACTCAAGTTATTAAGTCTGATCCACCTATTCCTGTTTTTCGTACTATTTTCTGAGTTTAAATATGGTGAAATTAATCACTACCAAAAAACTCCGtttaattcttttgttAAGCTTAAAATATCATCTAACTTAAATGGTAAACCGAAAGATTCTGAACAACCTAAATCACCACAAAGAACCATTAGAGGTCCTTCATATACGCTAAGAGATACTTCTAGTTCTCAAAAACCTCCATCTGGTGCTCATCAAACAGTTGGATCTACGCGGAGAGTATTTTCGTGGCCACCTACTGAAACTCCAGGGAAAAAAACTACTAAACCTGCTTCTCCTAAATCTCTTTCTAGAGGTTATAGTTGGCCTCCAGGAGGAAGAACAAACCCTATTATTGGTCAAGATGGAGCATCAAGTGTTGGCTCCCAACATTTAGATACTGAAGATTTGTTTACTGCAATTAAAGTACAAGTCACAGATGAAGATAGTGATGAAGAAGCTGAGCCTGTTACCGCTAAATTGGTGATGTTATCTGATTCAGATACTGATTCAGATTCTAGTGAACCTGGAACCCCAACTTCTAAATCATCTAGTTCTGGGTCCGAATCTGATACAAGTGTTCCTGGAACACCAGTTACAAAGAGAGCCACTATCATTAAGAGTGAGCAAGAATTATCTCCAGAATTAGCTGAAAAAGTCCAGAGAATGAGGGAAGTTAGTGAAAgaattgttaaaaaaaagttatcaACCGGTGATGTACAGAGTTTGATTAAAAGTTCAAAACTTACCAAAAGACTCTTGCTCATTCCAATTCCACTATTAATTCAACTATTACAAGCAATCTTTATGTTTTTAACTGCCAGAAATACAACTATGCTTTCTCCATTAATGCTCAGCCAGATTAAATTTCAATCACAATCTTCTGCCTCTCCGAAAAGCGGCCTATTTCTTACCAATTTAGAAATTGCAAATCGATCAATCAGTTCGCTTAAACAGGACCTGAAAGAAGAGTTTCAGAAAAAATACGGAGTAGAATgtaatttttcatttttgaaaGCTCAAATTCAAACATTTTTGAAGTTGTATTTAGAACAAGCTAAActtgaagaagaattcaGGATAATTTCCAATCCAAGAAAAGGAAGAGTTGAAAATAGAGCTCAGAAAATAGAGTTATTTTATAAAGAACTTAAGCCTAgattacaaaaaataaaaagagaGGTCATTGTATTTTTGGATTGCTATTTAACATATCTTGATACAATAAGtagtaaaaatattgagCCAACGAAAAGAGAAGATTGTTCTTGGAGTGATTTGATGGttttaaatttctttttgacAGCTTTCAAGGGCCTTGCTATGTTATTTAGAGAGTCGTTAACACCATTCGAATcagatattgaaaaatttgagAGACTTAAAGAAAGGCCCAAAAAGGACTTAAGTGAGTCTGAAAGACAAATTCTCAAAACACTTAATCCAAGTATGAGGAAGGTTGAACAACTTAGATCTGATTCTGCGCTTTCTTCACTAGTATCTAGTGTCCTTTTGACAATTATGGGCAAATGTATAAATCACCTGAATTCcgaaaattaa
- a CDS encoding hypothetical protein (with a signal peptide, within locus of cryptosporidium paralogs), with translation MRLKVATLIAIISLINPLNVLYHVEDIRQISKYGDNKLDTSFSLLEIFKKKSKRNKKQTSSIEESDSTSDSEIENKNQDSVDKEKKKKRSKFRKRLRRIPIFFRNLFRRNKNKTKANGKHKRNRRHKTEKSASIEEESPDQANKRVRQPETVLKPEVGLGSDSKSGTESGSESKPELEPEPEPVPGSGSEPKAEEGIRSSQGELSIQNKLESMKNLDISKMFSEARNKRNRDKSFVNELKHKLKPQQGGYDQIKNLISEGNPDGQKIILEMNYEGFYKYLNQEMTSNTGGIVPIVELDELISSINFDQMLLNLEPKNGNVEKKIKSLFRTENENYKIKVNSLFDVYRQDYGQECTFEWMNDLVTMYYNAFMEFKSVEEDYQNLLDPRKSTPSERARNLSKTYYSMKEAKSKIREILMKYLNCFMITFFFIKIDAINVGENHEKCTIQDLVTLLYYQNIFLALKNLFNSAFKEKEAEISEFNTMLISGIESLSEEKRNKYVILSRLSEKLFPLYKDANLYGTLIEIIDLKLSSCLTYIINNQESTKEHYSKF, from the coding sequence ATGAGATTAAAGGTTGCGACTTTAATCGCTATTATTTCTCTAATTAATCCATTGAATGTACTTTATCATGTTGAAGATATTAGACAAATAAGTAAATATGGCGATAATAAATTAGATACCAGTTTTTCTCTATTGGAaatttttaagaaaaaatcaaaaagaaataaaaaacaaaCAAGTTCTATTGAGGAATCTGATTCAACTTCTGATTcggaaattgaaaataaaaaccAAGATTCAGTggataaagaaaagaaaaagaaaaggagtAAATTTAGGAAAAGATTGAGAAGGATTCCAATCTTCTTCAGAAATCTatttagaagaaataagaataaaacTAAAGCTAATGGCAAACATAAACGAAATAGAAGACACAAAACTGAAAAATCAGCTTCAATAGAAGAGGAATCTCCAGACCAAGCTAACAAAAGAGTGAGACAACCAGAAACTGTTCTAAAACCAGAAGTTGGTTTAGGATCAGACTCAAAATCTGGAACTGAATCTGGATCTGAATCTAAACCTGAACTTGAACCTGAACCTGAACCTGTACCTGGATCTGGATCCGAACCGAAAGCTGAGGAAGGCATAAGATCTAGCCAAGGAGAATTAtcaattcaaaataaacttgaaagtatgaaaaatttagatatttcaaaaatgttCAGTGAAGCGAGAAATAAAAGGAATCGAGATAAAAGTTTTGTGAATGAATTGAAACATAAGTTAAAACCTCAACAAGGTGGTTATGatcaaatcaaaaatttaatatctGAGGGAAATCCTGACGGACAAAAGATAATTCTAGAAATGAATTATGAAGGgttttataaatatttgaatcaagAAATGACCTCTAACACTGGTGGGATCGTGCCAATAGTCGAATTAGATGAATTGATATCATCAATCAACTTTGATCAAATGCTCCTAAATTTGGAGCCGAAAAATGGTAAtgttgaaaagaaaattaagaGTTTGTTCCGAactgaaaatgaaaattacaaaataaAGGTAAATTCATTGTTTGATGTTTATAGACAAGATTATGGCCAAGAATGTACTTTTGAATGGATGAATGATTTGGTTACAATGTATTATAATGCATTTATGGAGTTTAAAAGTGTTGAGGAAGATTACCAAAATCTTTTGGACCCAAGAAAAAGCACTCCAAGCGAGAGAGCCCGAAATTTGAGTAAAACTTACTATTCGATGAAAGAAGCCAAATCCAAAATAAGAGAAATACttatgaaatatttaaattgttttatgattacatttttctttattaagaTTGATGCTATTAATGTTGGTGAAAATCATGAAAAATGCACTATTCAAGATTTAGTTACTTTATTATACTAtcaaaatatctttttagcattgaagaatttatttaattcagcattcaaagaaaaagaagctGAAATATCTGAGTTCAATACAATGCTTATTTCAGGAATTGAATCCTTATCAGAGGAAAAGCGAAATAAATACGTAATACTTTCTCGACTTTCAGAAAAGttatttccattatatAAAGACGCTAATTTATATGGAacattaattgaaataattgatttaaaacTCTCGTCATGTTTAACTTATATTATAAACAACCAAGAATCTACTAAAGAacattattcaaaattttaa